Proteins from a single region of Chrysemys picta bellii isolate R12L10 chromosome 25, ASM1138683v2, whole genome shotgun sequence:
- the PIP5K1C gene encoding phosphatidylinositol 4-phosphate 5-kinase type-1 gamma isoform X6, whose product MELEVPDDAESAAAAEAGAVTPEAGWGGPDSAGGLALKKTALTEAPSLSGQPGVGQGKKIGHRGVDASGETTYKKTTSTTLKGAIQLGIGYTVGNLSSKPERDVLMQDFYVVESIFFPSEGSNLTPAHHYPDFRFKTYAPVAFRYFRELFGIRPDDYLYSLCNEPLIELSNPGASGSLFYVTSDDEFIIKTVMHKEAEFLQKLLPGYYMNLNQNPRTLLPKFYGLYCVQSGGKNIRVVVMNNILPRVVKMHLKFDLKGSTYKRRASKKEKEKSSPTFKDLDFMQDMPEGLMLDTDTFSALVKTLQRDCLVLESFKIMDYSLLLGVHNIDQQERERQTEGAQSTSDEKRPVGQKALYSTAMESIQGGAARGESIDTDDTMGGIPAVNGKGEHLLLHVGIIDILQSYRFIKKLEHTWKALVHDGDTVSVHRPSFYAERFFKFMTNTVFRKNSSLKSSPSKKGRSALLAVKMPGPTAAFSASQIPSERDEAQYDLRAARSYPTLDDEGAKLNQDRGEAGRPDLLPCTPPSFEEATTASIATTLSSTSLSVPERSPSETSEQSRYRRRTHSSGQDGRLVYLWLCRSHEEVRVEEELQQITVELESKCDVEIIAPEEDDKGQAASSACAIATATATIEVETASQASEPASQASDEDDVPVADIYFFTDGRYWIYSPRQRRLRAASFSSGTPTDERSWVYSPLHYSTQVHSVSDEESDT is encoded by the exons GTCTGGCACTGAAGAAGACGGCCCTCACTGAG GCCCCATCATTATCAGGACAGCCTGGAGTTGGCCAAGGAAAGAAGATAGGTCATCGAGGAGTTGATGCTTCTGGCGAAACTACCTACAAAAAG ACCACTTCAACCACTCTGAAGGGGGCCATCCAGCTGGGTATTGGTTACACGGTGGGGAACCTGAGCTCCAAGCCAGAGAGAGACGTCCTGATGCAGGATTTTTATGTGGTGGAGAGCATTTTCTTCCCCAG TGAAGGAAGTAACCTCACTCCAGCTCACCACTACCCTGACTTCAGGTTCAAAACCTATGCCCCCGTGGCTTTTCGGTACTTCCGGGAGCTCTTTGGAATTCGTCCAGATGATTATTTG TATTCGTTATGTAACGAGCCTCTGATCGAGCTGTCGAACCCTGGTGCCAGCGGCTCCCTCTTCTATGTCACCAGTGATGACGAGTTCATCATAAAAACTGTGATGCACAAGGAAGCGGAATTCTTACAGAAACTTCTTCCTGGCTACTACATG AACCTGAACCAGAACCCACGGACCTTGCTGCCAAAGTTCTATGGACTGTACTGCGTTCAGTCGGGAGGCAAGAACATTCGGGTGGTGGTGATGAACAATATCCTGCCCCGGGTGGTGAAAATGCACCTCAAATTTGACCTGAAAGGTTCGACCTACAAACGCCGGGCATCcaagaaggagaaggagaaatcCAGCCCCACTTTCAAGGACCTGGACTTCATGCAGGACATGCCAGAAGGCCTAATGCTGGACACAGACACCTTCAGTGCACTGGTGAAAACGCTGCAGCGAGACTGCTTG GTGTTGGAAAGCTTTAAAATCATGGACTACAGCCTGCTACTCGGGGTGCATAACATAGACCAGCAAGAACGGGAGCGGCAAACTGAGGGAGCCCAGAGCACGTCTGATGAGAAGCGTCCCGTTGGGCAGAAGGCACTTTACTCCACAGCCATGGAGTCCATCCAGGGTGGGGCTGCCCGGGGGGAGTCCATAGATACAGATGACAC aATGGGAGGAATCCCAGCCGTGAATGGCAAAGGAGAGCACCTCCTGCTGCACGTCGGAATAATAGATATCCTTCAGTCCTACAG GTTCATCAAGAAGCTAGAACACACTTGGAAGGCCCTTGTCCATGATGGG GACACGGTCTCAGTGCACAGACCCAGCTTCTATGCAGAGAGATTCTTCAAATTCATGACCAACACAGTGTTCCGAAAGAATTCCT CTCTGAAATCGTCTCCATCTAAGAAAGGACGTAGTGCCTTGTTAGCTGTCAAGATGCCTGGCCCAACAGCTGCATTTTCAGCTAGCCAGATCCCCTCGGAGAGGGATGAAGCCCAGTATGATCTCCGAGCCGCCAGGAGTTACCCCACGTTGGACGACGAAG GTGCTAAACTTAACCAGGACAGGGGGGAAG CAGGAAGGCCAGACCTGCTACCCTGCACTCCCCCTTCCTTCGAAGAAGCAACCACAGCCTCCATAGCAACGACGCTCTCTTCAACGTCGCTCTCTGTTCCTGAGCGGTCTCCCTCGGAGACCTCTGAGCAGTCCAGGTACAG GAGGCGCACACACTCCTCAGGGCAGGATGGCAG GCTTGTGTATCTTTGGCTTTGCAGGTCTCATGAGGAGGTTCGGGTTGAAGAGGAACTCCAGCAGATAACCGTAGAGCTGGAAAGCAAATGTGACGTTGAGATCATAGCTCCTGAGGAAGACGATAAAGGGCAA GCGGCCTCTTCAGCCTGTGCCATTGCAACAGCCACCGCTACAATCGAAGTGGAAACAGCCAGCCAGGCCtcggagccagccagccaggcttCAGATGAAGACGATGTGCCAGTCGCAGACATATACTTT TTCACAGATGGGAGGTACTGGATTTACTCTCCCCGCCAGCGCAGACTCCGAGCCGCCTCGTTTTCCTCTGGGACT cCTACAGACGAGAGGAGTTGGGTTTACTCCCCCCTCCACTATAGCACTCAAGTCCACTCTGTCTCCGATGAGGAGAGCGATACA TAA
- the PIP5K1C gene encoding phosphatidylinositol 4-phosphate 5-kinase type-1 gamma isoform X13: protein MELEVPDDAESAAAAEAGAVTPEAGWGGPDSAGGLALKKTALTEAPSLSGQPGVGQGKKIGHRGVDASGETTYKKTTSTTLKGAIQLGIGYTVGNLSSKPERDVLMQDFYVVESIFFPSEGSNLTPAHHYPDFRFKTYAPVAFRYFRELFGIRPDDYLYSLCNEPLIELSNPGASGSLFYVTSDDEFIIKTVMHKEAEFLQKLLPGYYMNLNQNPRTLLPKFYGLYCVQSGGKNIRVVVMNNILPRVVKMHLKFDLKGSTYKRRASKKEKEKSSPTFKDLDFMQDMPEGLMLDTDTFSALVKTLQRDCLVLESFKIMDYSLLLGVHNIDQQERERQTEGAQSTSDEKRPVGQKALYSTAMESIQGGAARGESIDTDDTMGGIPAVNGKGEHLLLHVGIIDILQSYRFIKKLEHTWKALVHDGDTVSVHRPSFYAERFFKFMTNTVFRKNSSLKSSPSKKGRSALLAVKMPGPTAAFSASQIPSERDEAQYDLRAARSYPTLDDEGAKLNQDRGEGRPDLLPCTPPSFEEATTASIATTLSSTSLSVPERSPSETSEQSRYRRRTHSSGQDGRSHEEVRVEEELQQITVELESKCDVEIIAPEEDDKGQVSMWKIQESLLALAMKKC from the exons GTCTGGCACTGAAGAAGACGGCCCTCACTGAG GCCCCATCATTATCAGGACAGCCTGGAGTTGGCCAAGGAAAGAAGATAGGTCATCGAGGAGTTGATGCTTCTGGCGAAACTACCTACAAAAAG ACCACTTCAACCACTCTGAAGGGGGCCATCCAGCTGGGTATTGGTTACACGGTGGGGAACCTGAGCTCCAAGCCAGAGAGAGACGTCCTGATGCAGGATTTTTATGTGGTGGAGAGCATTTTCTTCCCCAG TGAAGGAAGTAACCTCACTCCAGCTCACCACTACCCTGACTTCAGGTTCAAAACCTATGCCCCCGTGGCTTTTCGGTACTTCCGGGAGCTCTTTGGAATTCGTCCAGATGATTATTTG TATTCGTTATGTAACGAGCCTCTGATCGAGCTGTCGAACCCTGGTGCCAGCGGCTCCCTCTTCTATGTCACCAGTGATGACGAGTTCATCATAAAAACTGTGATGCACAAGGAAGCGGAATTCTTACAGAAACTTCTTCCTGGCTACTACATG AACCTGAACCAGAACCCACGGACCTTGCTGCCAAAGTTCTATGGACTGTACTGCGTTCAGTCGGGAGGCAAGAACATTCGGGTGGTGGTGATGAACAATATCCTGCCCCGGGTGGTGAAAATGCACCTCAAATTTGACCTGAAAGGTTCGACCTACAAACGCCGGGCATCcaagaaggagaaggagaaatcCAGCCCCACTTTCAAGGACCTGGACTTCATGCAGGACATGCCAGAAGGCCTAATGCTGGACACAGACACCTTCAGTGCACTGGTGAAAACGCTGCAGCGAGACTGCTTG GTGTTGGAAAGCTTTAAAATCATGGACTACAGCCTGCTACTCGGGGTGCATAACATAGACCAGCAAGAACGGGAGCGGCAAACTGAGGGAGCCCAGAGCACGTCTGATGAGAAGCGTCCCGTTGGGCAGAAGGCACTTTACTCCACAGCCATGGAGTCCATCCAGGGTGGGGCTGCCCGGGGGGAGTCCATAGATACAGATGACAC aATGGGAGGAATCCCAGCCGTGAATGGCAAAGGAGAGCACCTCCTGCTGCACGTCGGAATAATAGATATCCTTCAGTCCTACAG GTTCATCAAGAAGCTAGAACACACTTGGAAGGCCCTTGTCCATGATGGG GACACGGTCTCAGTGCACAGACCCAGCTTCTATGCAGAGAGATTCTTCAAATTCATGACCAACACAGTGTTCCGAAAGAATTCCT CTCTGAAATCGTCTCCATCTAAGAAAGGACGTAGTGCCTTGTTAGCTGTCAAGATGCCTGGCCCAACAGCTGCATTTTCAGCTAGCCAGATCCCCTCGGAGAGGGATGAAGCCCAGTATGATCTCCGAGCCGCCAGGAGTTACCCCACGTTGGACGACGAAG GTGCTAAACTTAACCAGGACAGGGGGGAAG GAAGGCCAGACCTGCTACCCTGCACTCCCCCTTCCTTCGAAGAAGCAACCACAGCCTCCATAGCAACGACGCTCTCTTCAACGTCGCTCTCTGTTCCTGAGCGGTCTCCCTCGGAGACCTCTGAGCAGTCCAGGTACAG GAGGCGCACACACTCCTCAGGGCAGGATGGCAG GTCTCATGAGGAGGTTCGGGTTGAAGAGGAACTCCAGCAGATAACCGTAGAGCTGGAAAGCAAATGTGACGTTGAGATCATAGCTCCTGAGGAAGACGATAAAGGGCAAGTGTCaatgtggaaaatacaggagtCGCTGTTGGCATTGGCCATGAAGAAATGCTAA
- the PIP5K1C gene encoding phosphatidylinositol 4-phosphate 5-kinase type-1 gamma isoform X1 — translation MELEVPDDAESAAAAEAGAVTPEAGWGGPDSAGGLALKKTALTEAPSLSGQPGVGQGKKIGHRGVDASGETTYKKTTSTTLKGAIQLGIGYTVGNLSSKPERDVLMQDFYVVESIFFPSEGSNLTPAHHYPDFRFKTYAPVAFRYFRELFGIRPDDYLYSLCNEPLIELSNPGASGSLFYVTSDDEFIIKTVMHKEAEFLQKLLPGYYMNLNQNPRTLLPKFYGLYCVQSGGKNIRVVVMNNILPRVVKMHLKFDLKGSTYKRRASKKEKEKSSPTFKDLDFMQDMPEGLMLDTDTFSALVKTLQRDCLVLESFKIMDYSLLLGVHNIDQQERERQTEGAQSTSDEKRPVGQKALYSTAMESIQGGAARGESIDTDDTMGGIPAVNGKGEHLLLHVGIIDILQSYRFIKKLEHTWKALVHDGDTVSVHRPSFYAERFFKFMTNTVFRKNSSLKSSPSKKGRSALLAVKMPGPTAAFSASQIPSERDEAQYDLRAARSYPTLDDEGAKLNQDRGEAGRPDLLPCTPPSFEEATTASIATTLSSTSLSVPERSPSETSEQSRYRRRTHSSGQDGRLVYLWLCRSHEEVRVEEELQQITVELESKCDVEIIAPEEDDKGQAASSACAIATATATIEVETASQASEPASQASDEDDVPVADIYFFTDGRYWIYSPRQRRLRAASFSSGTVSEHASTQGSQPAALKHWGQAKAKQFPLSWMPQGLVLFCEV, via the exons GTCTGGCACTGAAGAAGACGGCCCTCACTGAG GCCCCATCATTATCAGGACAGCCTGGAGTTGGCCAAGGAAAGAAGATAGGTCATCGAGGAGTTGATGCTTCTGGCGAAACTACCTACAAAAAG ACCACTTCAACCACTCTGAAGGGGGCCATCCAGCTGGGTATTGGTTACACGGTGGGGAACCTGAGCTCCAAGCCAGAGAGAGACGTCCTGATGCAGGATTTTTATGTGGTGGAGAGCATTTTCTTCCCCAG TGAAGGAAGTAACCTCACTCCAGCTCACCACTACCCTGACTTCAGGTTCAAAACCTATGCCCCCGTGGCTTTTCGGTACTTCCGGGAGCTCTTTGGAATTCGTCCAGATGATTATTTG TATTCGTTATGTAACGAGCCTCTGATCGAGCTGTCGAACCCTGGTGCCAGCGGCTCCCTCTTCTATGTCACCAGTGATGACGAGTTCATCATAAAAACTGTGATGCACAAGGAAGCGGAATTCTTACAGAAACTTCTTCCTGGCTACTACATG AACCTGAACCAGAACCCACGGACCTTGCTGCCAAAGTTCTATGGACTGTACTGCGTTCAGTCGGGAGGCAAGAACATTCGGGTGGTGGTGATGAACAATATCCTGCCCCGGGTGGTGAAAATGCACCTCAAATTTGACCTGAAAGGTTCGACCTACAAACGCCGGGCATCcaagaaggagaaggagaaatcCAGCCCCACTTTCAAGGACCTGGACTTCATGCAGGACATGCCAGAAGGCCTAATGCTGGACACAGACACCTTCAGTGCACTGGTGAAAACGCTGCAGCGAGACTGCTTG GTGTTGGAAAGCTTTAAAATCATGGACTACAGCCTGCTACTCGGGGTGCATAACATAGACCAGCAAGAACGGGAGCGGCAAACTGAGGGAGCCCAGAGCACGTCTGATGAGAAGCGTCCCGTTGGGCAGAAGGCACTTTACTCCACAGCCATGGAGTCCATCCAGGGTGGGGCTGCCCGGGGGGAGTCCATAGATACAGATGACAC aATGGGAGGAATCCCAGCCGTGAATGGCAAAGGAGAGCACCTCCTGCTGCACGTCGGAATAATAGATATCCTTCAGTCCTACAG GTTCATCAAGAAGCTAGAACACACTTGGAAGGCCCTTGTCCATGATGGG GACACGGTCTCAGTGCACAGACCCAGCTTCTATGCAGAGAGATTCTTCAAATTCATGACCAACACAGTGTTCCGAAAGAATTCCT CTCTGAAATCGTCTCCATCTAAGAAAGGACGTAGTGCCTTGTTAGCTGTCAAGATGCCTGGCCCAACAGCTGCATTTTCAGCTAGCCAGATCCCCTCGGAGAGGGATGAAGCCCAGTATGATCTCCGAGCCGCCAGGAGTTACCCCACGTTGGACGACGAAG GTGCTAAACTTAACCAGGACAGGGGGGAAG CAGGAAGGCCAGACCTGCTACCCTGCACTCCCCCTTCCTTCGAAGAAGCAACCACAGCCTCCATAGCAACGACGCTCTCTTCAACGTCGCTCTCTGTTCCTGAGCGGTCTCCCTCGGAGACCTCTGAGCAGTCCAGGTACAG GAGGCGCACACACTCCTCAGGGCAGGATGGCAG GCTTGTGTATCTTTGGCTTTGCAGGTCTCATGAGGAGGTTCGGGTTGAAGAGGAACTCCAGCAGATAACCGTAGAGCTGGAAAGCAAATGTGACGTTGAGATCATAGCTCCTGAGGAAGACGATAAAGGGCAA GCGGCCTCTTCAGCCTGTGCCATTGCAACAGCCACCGCTACAATCGAAGTGGAAACAGCCAGCCAGGCCtcggagccagccagccaggcttCAGATGAAGACGATGTGCCAGTCGCAGACATATACTTT TTCACAGATGGGAGGTACTGGATTTACTCTCCCCGCCAGCGCAGACTCCGAGCCGCCTCGTTTTCCTCTGGGACTGTAAGTGAACACGCTAGCACACAAGGGAGCCAGCCTGCAGCTTTGAAACACTGGGGTCAAGCAAAGGCCAAGCAGTTCCCTCTCTCCTGGATGCCCCAGGGTCTAGTTCTGTTTTGTGAGGTGTAG
- the PIP5K1C gene encoding phosphatidylinositol 4-phosphate 5-kinase type-1 gamma isoform X9, giving the protein MELEVPDDAESAAAAEAGAVTPEAGWGGPDSAGGLALKKTALTEAPSLSGQPGVGQGKKIGHRGVDASGETTYKKTTSTTLKGAIQLGIGYTVGNLSSKPERDVLMQDFYVVESIFFPSEGSNLTPAHHYPDFRFKTYAPVAFRYFRELFGIRPDDYLYSLCNEPLIELSNPGASGSLFYVTSDDEFIIKTVMHKEAEFLQKLLPGYYMNLNQNPRTLLPKFYGLYCVQSGGKNIRVVVMNNILPRVVKMHLKFDLKGSTYKRRASKKEKEKSSPTFKDLDFMQDMPEGLMLDTDTFSALVKTLQRDCLVLESFKIMDYSLLLGVHNIDQQERERQTEGAQSTSDEKRPVGQKALYSTAMESIQGGAARGESIDTDDTMGGIPAVNGKGEHLLLHVGIIDILQSYRFIKKLEHTWKALVHDGDTVSVHRPSFYAERFFKFMTNTVFRKNSSLKSSPSKKGRSALLAVKMPGPTAAFSASQIPSERDEAQYDLRAARSYPTLDDEGAKLNQDRGEAGRPDLLPCTPPSFEEATTASIATTLSSTSLSVPERSPSETSEQSRYRRRTHSSGQDGRLVYLWLCRSHEEVRVEEELQQITVELESKCDVEIIAPEEDDKGQAASSACAIATATATIEVETASQASEPASQASDEDDVPVADIYFADALDGAVEI; this is encoded by the exons GTCTGGCACTGAAGAAGACGGCCCTCACTGAG GCCCCATCATTATCAGGACAGCCTGGAGTTGGCCAAGGAAAGAAGATAGGTCATCGAGGAGTTGATGCTTCTGGCGAAACTACCTACAAAAAG ACCACTTCAACCACTCTGAAGGGGGCCATCCAGCTGGGTATTGGTTACACGGTGGGGAACCTGAGCTCCAAGCCAGAGAGAGACGTCCTGATGCAGGATTTTTATGTGGTGGAGAGCATTTTCTTCCCCAG TGAAGGAAGTAACCTCACTCCAGCTCACCACTACCCTGACTTCAGGTTCAAAACCTATGCCCCCGTGGCTTTTCGGTACTTCCGGGAGCTCTTTGGAATTCGTCCAGATGATTATTTG TATTCGTTATGTAACGAGCCTCTGATCGAGCTGTCGAACCCTGGTGCCAGCGGCTCCCTCTTCTATGTCACCAGTGATGACGAGTTCATCATAAAAACTGTGATGCACAAGGAAGCGGAATTCTTACAGAAACTTCTTCCTGGCTACTACATG AACCTGAACCAGAACCCACGGACCTTGCTGCCAAAGTTCTATGGACTGTACTGCGTTCAGTCGGGAGGCAAGAACATTCGGGTGGTGGTGATGAACAATATCCTGCCCCGGGTGGTGAAAATGCACCTCAAATTTGACCTGAAAGGTTCGACCTACAAACGCCGGGCATCcaagaaggagaaggagaaatcCAGCCCCACTTTCAAGGACCTGGACTTCATGCAGGACATGCCAGAAGGCCTAATGCTGGACACAGACACCTTCAGTGCACTGGTGAAAACGCTGCAGCGAGACTGCTTG GTGTTGGAAAGCTTTAAAATCATGGACTACAGCCTGCTACTCGGGGTGCATAACATAGACCAGCAAGAACGGGAGCGGCAAACTGAGGGAGCCCAGAGCACGTCTGATGAGAAGCGTCCCGTTGGGCAGAAGGCACTTTACTCCACAGCCATGGAGTCCATCCAGGGTGGGGCTGCCCGGGGGGAGTCCATAGATACAGATGACAC aATGGGAGGAATCCCAGCCGTGAATGGCAAAGGAGAGCACCTCCTGCTGCACGTCGGAATAATAGATATCCTTCAGTCCTACAG GTTCATCAAGAAGCTAGAACACACTTGGAAGGCCCTTGTCCATGATGGG GACACGGTCTCAGTGCACAGACCCAGCTTCTATGCAGAGAGATTCTTCAAATTCATGACCAACACAGTGTTCCGAAAGAATTCCT CTCTGAAATCGTCTCCATCTAAGAAAGGACGTAGTGCCTTGTTAGCTGTCAAGATGCCTGGCCCAACAGCTGCATTTTCAGCTAGCCAGATCCCCTCGGAGAGGGATGAAGCCCAGTATGATCTCCGAGCCGCCAGGAGTTACCCCACGTTGGACGACGAAG GTGCTAAACTTAACCAGGACAGGGGGGAAG CAGGAAGGCCAGACCTGCTACCCTGCACTCCCCCTTCCTTCGAAGAAGCAACCACAGCCTCCATAGCAACGACGCTCTCTTCAACGTCGCTCTCTGTTCCTGAGCGGTCTCCCTCGGAGACCTCTGAGCAGTCCAGGTACAG GAGGCGCACACACTCCTCAGGGCAGGATGGCAG GCTTGTGTATCTTTGGCTTTGCAGGTCTCATGAGGAGGTTCGGGTTGAAGAGGAACTCCAGCAGATAACCGTAGAGCTGGAAAGCAAATGTGACGTTGAGATCATAGCTCCTGAGGAAGACGATAAAGGGCAA GCGGCCTCTTCAGCCTGTGCCATTGCAACAGCCACCGCTACAATCGAAGTGGAAACAGCCAGCCAGGCCtcggagccagccagccaggcttCAGATGAAGACGATGTGCCAGTCGCAGACATATACTTT GCAGATGCGTTAGATGGTGCAGTGGAAATCTAG
- the PIP5K1C gene encoding phosphatidylinositol 4-phosphate 5-kinase type-1 gamma isoform X11: MELEVPDDAESAAAAEAGAVTPEAGWGGPDSAGGLALKKTALTEAPSLSGQPGVGQGKKIGHRGVDASGETTYKKTTSTTLKGAIQLGIGYTVGNLSSKPERDVLMQDFYVVESIFFPSEGSNLTPAHHYPDFRFKTYAPVAFRYFRELFGIRPDDYLYSLCNEPLIELSNPGASGSLFYVTSDDEFIIKTVMHKEAEFLQKLLPGYYMNLNQNPRTLLPKFYGLYCVQSGGKNIRVVVMNNILPRVVKMHLKFDLKGSTYKRRASKKEKEKSSPTFKDLDFMQDMPEGLMLDTDTFSALVKTLQRDCLVLESFKIMDYSLLLGVHNIDQQERERQTEGAQSTSDEKRPVGQKALYSTAMESIQGGAARGESIDTDDTMGGIPAVNGKGEHLLLHVGIIDILQSYRFIKKLEHTWKALVHDGDTVSVHRPSFYAERFFKFMTNTVFRKNSSLKSSPSKKGRSALLAVKMPGPTAAFSASQIPSERDEAQYDLRAARSYPTLDDEGAKLNQDRGEAGRPDLLPCTPPSFEEATTASIATTLSSTSLSVPERSPSETSEQSRYRRRTHSSGQDGRLVYLWLCRSHEEVRVEEELQQITVELESKCDVEIIAPEEDDKGQAASSACAIATATATIEVETASQASEPASQASDEDDVPVADIYF, translated from the exons GTCTGGCACTGAAGAAGACGGCCCTCACTGAG GCCCCATCATTATCAGGACAGCCTGGAGTTGGCCAAGGAAAGAAGATAGGTCATCGAGGAGTTGATGCTTCTGGCGAAACTACCTACAAAAAG ACCACTTCAACCACTCTGAAGGGGGCCATCCAGCTGGGTATTGGTTACACGGTGGGGAACCTGAGCTCCAAGCCAGAGAGAGACGTCCTGATGCAGGATTTTTATGTGGTGGAGAGCATTTTCTTCCCCAG TGAAGGAAGTAACCTCACTCCAGCTCACCACTACCCTGACTTCAGGTTCAAAACCTATGCCCCCGTGGCTTTTCGGTACTTCCGGGAGCTCTTTGGAATTCGTCCAGATGATTATTTG TATTCGTTATGTAACGAGCCTCTGATCGAGCTGTCGAACCCTGGTGCCAGCGGCTCCCTCTTCTATGTCACCAGTGATGACGAGTTCATCATAAAAACTGTGATGCACAAGGAAGCGGAATTCTTACAGAAACTTCTTCCTGGCTACTACATG AACCTGAACCAGAACCCACGGACCTTGCTGCCAAAGTTCTATGGACTGTACTGCGTTCAGTCGGGAGGCAAGAACATTCGGGTGGTGGTGATGAACAATATCCTGCCCCGGGTGGTGAAAATGCACCTCAAATTTGACCTGAAAGGTTCGACCTACAAACGCCGGGCATCcaagaaggagaaggagaaatcCAGCCCCACTTTCAAGGACCTGGACTTCATGCAGGACATGCCAGAAGGCCTAATGCTGGACACAGACACCTTCAGTGCACTGGTGAAAACGCTGCAGCGAGACTGCTTG GTGTTGGAAAGCTTTAAAATCATGGACTACAGCCTGCTACTCGGGGTGCATAACATAGACCAGCAAGAACGGGAGCGGCAAACTGAGGGAGCCCAGAGCACGTCTGATGAGAAGCGTCCCGTTGGGCAGAAGGCACTTTACTCCACAGCCATGGAGTCCATCCAGGGTGGGGCTGCCCGGGGGGAGTCCATAGATACAGATGACAC aATGGGAGGAATCCCAGCCGTGAATGGCAAAGGAGAGCACCTCCTGCTGCACGTCGGAATAATAGATATCCTTCAGTCCTACAG GTTCATCAAGAAGCTAGAACACACTTGGAAGGCCCTTGTCCATGATGGG GACACGGTCTCAGTGCACAGACCCAGCTTCTATGCAGAGAGATTCTTCAAATTCATGACCAACACAGTGTTCCGAAAGAATTCCT CTCTGAAATCGTCTCCATCTAAGAAAGGACGTAGTGCCTTGTTAGCTGTCAAGATGCCTGGCCCAACAGCTGCATTTTCAGCTAGCCAGATCCCCTCGGAGAGGGATGAAGCCCAGTATGATCTCCGAGCCGCCAGGAGTTACCCCACGTTGGACGACGAAG GTGCTAAACTTAACCAGGACAGGGGGGAAG CAGGAAGGCCAGACCTGCTACCCTGCACTCCCCCTTCCTTCGAAGAAGCAACCACAGCCTCCATAGCAACGACGCTCTCTTCAACGTCGCTCTCTGTTCCTGAGCGGTCTCCCTCGGAGACCTCTGAGCAGTCCAGGTACAG GAGGCGCACACACTCCTCAGGGCAGGATGGCAG GCTTGTGTATCTTTGGCTTTGCAGGTCTCATGAGGAGGTTCGGGTTGAAGAGGAACTCCAGCAGATAACCGTAGAGCTGGAAAGCAAATGTGACGTTGAGATCATAGCTCCTGAGGAAGACGATAAAGGGCAA GCGGCCTCTTCAGCCTGTGCCATTGCAACAGCCACCGCTACAATCGAAGTGGAAACAGCCAGCCAGGCCtcggagccagccagccaggcttCAGATGAAGACGATGTGCCAGTCGCAGACATATACTTT TAA